Genomic segment of Candidatus Delongbacteria bacterium:
AATACCGTAGCGATCGACCCGGAAATCGATTCGACCGGCCTTCACCTCCCGCACCGCCTGTCCCACATTGGGAGTCACCGTCCCCACCTTCGGATTCGGCATCAGGCCGCGCGGTCCCAGGATCCGGCCAAGCTTGCCCACGACGCCCATGGCATCGGGGGTGGCAATCACACTGTCGAACTCGATCCAACCGGCTTGGATTTTCTCCGCCATGTCGTCGAGTCCGACGAAGTCGGCACCTGCTTCCAGGGCCTCCTTGTGCTTGTCGGGCTTGGCCAAAACAAGGACACGAACGCTCTTGCCAGTTCCGTGTGGAAGGGAAACTGTCCCTCTAACGATCTGGTCCGCATGCCGCGGATCGACGCCGAGGTTCATGGTGACTTCCACCGTCTCGTCAAACTTGGTCGCCGTGGCGCATTCCTTCAACAGCTTGACGCCGTCATTCAGGAGATACAGCTTCAGACGATCAACCTTGGCGAAAGCGGAAGAGTACCTTTTGCTTCTCTTCATGTCTCTGCCTTGGCTTCCTTTGGATTAGTCTTCTACCACGATACCCATGGACAAGGCCGTGCCCGCGATGATGCGCGCACCCATCTCCTCGTCATAGGCGTTGAGGTCTTCTTTCTTGATGCGGGCGATCTCCCGGCACTGCTCCCAGGTGATCTTGCCCACCTTCTCGCGGTTGGGCACGCCGCTGCCCTTGGCGATGCCGGCCACCTTCTTCAGCAGGTTGGAGGCGGGCGGGGTCTTGGTGATGAACGTGAAGGAGCGGTCGGCGTAGACCGTGATCACCACCGGGATGATCATGCCCTTCTGATCCTGCGTCTTGGCGTTGTACTGCTTGCAGAATTCCATGATGTTCACGCCATGCTGACCCAGGGCCGGACCCACGGGCGGAGCCGGCGTGGCGGCTCCGGCGGGGAGCTGCAGCTTGATGTAACCGGTGATCTTCTTCATGCGCGTCGTCCTGTGAATCGGTTGTCTTCGCCTTGCCCGCCCGCTGGCGGCTTCCTCAATTGATGGGTTCCACCTGGGTGAAATTCAGTTCCACCGGGGTGGAGCGTCCGAAAATGGACACCATCACCTTGAGTCGCTTCTTCTCGTCGTTGATTTCCTGCAGCGTGCCCGTGAAATCGTTGAAGGGGCCGTCGATGATCTTCACCGTCTCGCCCAACTTGTAGCGGTGATCCAGAGTCGGTTCGTCGCTGGCGCCCATCCGGCCGATGATGCGCTTCACGTCCGTGTCCGACAGGGGATGCGGCTCGTTGTTGGGGCCCACGAAGTTGAGGACGGACGGGGAGTTGAGCAGGAAGTGGCGGGTTTGCAGGGTCAGGATCATCTCCACGAACATGTAGCCCGGGAAGTTGATGACGTCCTTGACCTTACGCTTGCCGGCACGCATTTCCACC
This window contains:
- the rplA gene encoding 50S ribosomal protein L1; its protein translation is MKRSKRYSSAFAKVDRLKLYLLNDGVKLLKECATATKFDETVEVTMNLGVDPRHADQIVRGTVSLPHGTGKSVRVLVLAKPDKHKEALEAGADFVGLDDMAEKIQAGWIEFDSVIATPDAMGVVGKLGRILGPRGLMPNPKVGTVTPNVGQAVREVKAGRIDFRVDRYGILHVGVGKASFEAEKLVENVEEFVRTVLKLKPSGAKGNYVKSISVASTMGPGIKLDKAEVLDRVK
- the rplK gene encoding 50S ribosomal protein L11, whose protein sequence is MKKITGYIKLQLPAGAATPAPPVGPALGQHGVNIMEFCKQYNAKTQDQKGMIIPVVITVYADRSFTFITKTPPASNLLKKVAGIAKGSGVPNREKVGKITWEQCREIARIKKEDLNAYDEEMGARIIAGTALSMGIVVED
- the nusG gene encoding transcription termination/antitermination protein NusG, encoding MSDLMQQANVDENLPVKRWYAVQVFTGQEEKVKRYVLEEARRVGLGDQITDVHIPTEKKVEMRAGKRKVKDVINFPGYMFVEMILTLQTRHFLLNSPSVLNFVGPNNEPHPLSDTDVKRIIGRMGASDEPTLDHRYKLGETVKIIDGPFNDFTGTLQEINDEKKRLKVMVSIFGRSTPVELNFTQVEPIN